In one Mus caroli chromosome 14, CAROLI_EIJ_v1.1, whole genome shotgun sequence genomic region, the following are encoded:
- the Tm9sf2 gene encoding transmembrane 9 superfamily member 2 isoform X2: MSADIELFVNRLDSVESVLPYEYTAFDFCQASEGKRPSENLGQVLFGERIEPSPYKFTFNKKETCKLVCTKTYNTEKAEDKQKLDFLKKSMLLNYQHHWIVDNMPVTWCYEVEDSQKFCNPGFPIGCYITDKGHAKDACVISSEFHERDTFYIFNHVDIKIYYHVVETGSMGARLVAAKLEPKSFKHTHIDKPDCSGPAMDISNKASGEIKIAYTYSISFEEEKNIRWASRWDYILESMPHTHIQWFSIMNSLVIVLFLSGMVAMIMLRTLHKDIARYNQMDSTEDAQEEFGWKLVHGDIFRPPRKGMLLSVFLGSGTQILIMTFVTLFFACLGFLSPANRGALMTCAVVLWVLLGTPAGYVAARFYKSFGGEKWKTNVLLTSFLCPGIVFADFFIMNLILWGEGSSAAIPFGTLVAILALWFCISVPLTFIGAYFGFKKNAIEHPVRTNQIPRQIPEQSFYTKPLPGIIMGGILPFGCIFIQLFFILNSIWSHQMYYMFGFLFLVFIILVITCSEATILLCYFHLCAEDYHWQWRSFLTSGFTAVYFLIYAIHYFFSKLQITGTASTILYFGYTMIMVLIFFLFTGTIGFFACFWFVTKIYSVVKVD, encoded by the exons TTTACGTTTAATAAGAAGGAAACCTGTAAGCTCGTTTGTACGAAAACATACAATACAGAGAAGGCTGAAGACAAACAAAAGTTAGACTTCTTGAAAAAAAGCATGCTACTGAACTATCAGCATCACTG GATTGTGGATAATATGCCTGTCACGTGGTGCTATGAGGTTGAAGACAGTCAGAAGTTCTGTAATCCTGGATTTCCCATTGGCTGTTACATTACAGATAAAGGCCATGCAAAGGATGCCTGTGTTATCAGT TCAGAATTCCACGAGAGAGACACTTTCTACATCTTCAATCATGTTGACATCAAGATATACTATCATGTTGTTGAAACTGGGTCCATGGGAGCAAGATTAGTGGCTGCTAAACTTGAACCAAAAAG CTTCAAACACACCCACATAGATAAACCAGACTGCTCTGGACCTGCCATGGATATAAGCAACAAGGCTTCAGGGGAGATCAAAATTGCCTATACTTATTCTATTAGTTTTGAG gaagagaaaaacatCAGATGGGCGTCTCGATGGGACTATATTCTGGAGTCTATGCCTCACACCCATATTCAGTGGTTTAG CATAATGAACTCCTTGGTTATTGTCCTCTTCTTATCTGGAATGGTAGCTATGATTATGTTACGCACACTACATAAAGATATTGCCAGATATAACCAGATGGACTCTACG gaaGATGCCCAGGAAGAATTTGGCTGGAAACTAGTTCATGGGGATATATTCCGTCCTCCAAGAAAGGGGATGCTGCTGTCTGTCTTCCTCGGATCTGGAACACAGATTTTAATTATGACTTTTGTAACTCtgt TTTTTGCATGTCTGGGATTCTTGTCCCCTGCCAATCGAGGAGCCCTGATGACATGTGCTGTGGTCTTGTGGGTGCTACTGGGCACACCTGCTGGCTATGTTGCTGCCAGATTCTACAAGT cctTTGGTGGTGAAAAGtggaaaacaaatgttttattgACATCATTTCTTTGTCCCGG GATTGTGTTTGCTGACTTCTTTATCATGAATCTAATCCTCTGGGGAGAAGGCTCTTCAGCAGCCATTCCTTTTGGCACCCTGGTTGCCATCTTGGCCCTCTGGTTCTGCATATCTGTGCCTTTGACGTTTATTGGTGCATACTTTGGCTTTAAGAAGAAT GCCATTGAACACCCAGTTCGAACCAATCAGATTCCTCGTCAGATCCCTGAGCAGTCGTTCTACACAAAGCCTTTGCCTGGTATCATCATGGGGGGGATTTTGCCTTTTGGCTGCATCTTTATACAGCTTTTCTTCATTCTGAATAGCATTTG GTCCCACCAGATGTATTACATGTTTGGCTTCCTGTTTCTGGTGTTTATCATTTTGGTTATTACCTGTTCGGAAGCAACTATACTTCTTTGCTATTTTcacctatgtgcagag GATTACCATTGGCAGTGGCGGTCCTTCCTCACCAGCGGCTTCACAGCTGTTTACTTCCTGATATACGCCATACACTACTTCTTCTCCAAACTGCAGATCACGGGGACAGCAAGTACAATCCTGTACTTCGGTTACACTATGATAATGGTTTTGATCTTCTTCCTTTTTACAG gaACAATTGGCTTCTTTGCATGCTTTTGGTTTGTTACCAAAATATACAGTGTGGTGAAAGTTGACTGA